In one Carassius carassius chromosome 12, fCarCar2.1, whole genome shotgun sequence genomic region, the following are encoded:
- the LOC132155044 gene encoding zinc finger protein 414-like isoform X2, giving the protein MEGCQMSCSFYGCERTYNSPEALNNHLQDHQKNTDKSLPGKTFLCSHIGCDGSFNNMQQLMEHMRHHYKPNYFFLCESCRAKLRSYRTLLKHLQTCAKVAKNKAAKVETGTAPDADPTNVPPISGDLDSSGPLLGPDVPEDMESMPSLPTNPTPANMTVTQKPPENNANPTPAEPATVPLDTINPASTETLPCQPESPYSSFPPTLSPVNPAFQADLGLQQQQRSPRSGPPSLTASPPLPSPPGSNAVWRKNQGVSSYEREFVSHLGEEIAALSELCFVMLHCPARPACAPFAQMGRSEQSEFK; this is encoded by the exons ATGGAGG GCTGTCAAATGTCCTGCTCGTTTTATGGGTGCGAGAGGACCTACAACAGTCCAGAAGCACTGAATAATCATCTTCAGGACCATCAAAAGAACACTGACAAGTCTCTCCCAG GGAAAACTTTCCTGTGCTCTCATATAGGATGTGATGGTTCATTCAACAACATGCAGCAGCTAATGGAACACATGAGGCACCACTACAAGCCAAATTATTTTTTCCT GTGTGAGAGCTGCAGGGCCAAACTGCGTTCTTACCGTACTCTTCTCAAACACCTGCAGACCTGTGCTAAAGTTGCTAAGAACAAGGCTGCAAAGGTTGAGACTGGAACGGCACCTGACGCAGATCCCACCAATGTTCCTCCCATTTCCGGTGACCTGGATTCATCTGGACCCCTTTTAGGCCCAGATGTACCTGAGGACATGGAGTCTATGCCCTCTTTGCCCACAAATCCAACACCAGCAAACATGACCGTAACCCAGAAGCCCCCAGAAAACAATGCTAACCCCACACCTGCAGAGCCTGCAACTGTACCCCTTGACACTATAAATCCTGCCTCAACCGAAACTCTTCCTTGCCAACCCGAATCTCCCTACAGCTCCTTTCCACCCACTCTGTCTCCTGTTAACCCAGCCTTCCAGGCAGACCTGggcctacagcagcagcagaggTCTCCTAGGTCTGGTCCTCCCAGTCTAACGGCTTCACCGCCCCTGCCATCACCACCAGGATCAAACGCAGTCTGGAGGAAGAACCAAG GTGTGAGTTCTTATGAAAGAGAATTTGTAAGTCACTTGGGGGAGGAAATTGCTGCTTTGAGTGAACTGTGTTTTGTCATGTTGCACTGTCCTGCCAGACCCGCCTGCGCCCCTTTTGCACAGATGGGACGCTCCGAGCAGTCAGAGTTTAAATAG
- the LOC132155043 gene encoding protein ENL-like isoform X1, which yields MENMCTVQVKLELGHRAQLRKKITTEGFTHDWMVFVRGPEACDIQHFVERVVFHLHDSFPKPKRVCKEPPYKVEESGYAGFLMPIEVYFKNKEEPKKVCFNYDLFLNLEGNPPVNHLRCEKLTFNNPTHEFRRKLVKAGGAVVIPEGAELMPRPSPDYPMLPTIPLSAFSDPKKIKSSHTVKESSKDGGSGSSKGLKAHKATKEHRERTRKDSESKATSRESDRESSKSSREQSSSSFSKKAPDGRGKDDVKTVPKAAFKEPKLTVRESKMDGMSPKGGGAVTGGGGPLDARVPSKRPSTATESPKLSTKKQKRIGSEGMKGPVSGAYSGSSPRITSTTPSSYPEKKTPKDKDHWAKMKPEVQEVKRRPDSDESNSEDEASSKSEQSAPSSPSSSSSSSSSDSDFEPSQKLGQGTLRSMVEDMRSEGSDDDSSSEVETPMKATPPNQDSRLSMDSESDGNEESRPPSQEAPSPLPKLSSANLKMLGKKSPDSCTREKVLKRGYDKVGRAYTEELVDLHRRLMALRERNILQQIVNLIEKTGHFNITNTTFDFDLFSLDESTVRKLQSYLEATST from the exons ATGGAGAACATG TGCACTGTGCAGGTGAAACTAGAGCTGGGACACAGAGCCCAGTTAAGGAAGAAAATCACTACAGAGGGCTTCACACATGACTGGATGGTGTTTGTTCGGGGCCCAGAGGCGTGTGACATCCAGCACTTTGTGGAGAGAGTTGTCTTCCACCTTCACGACAGCTTCCCAAAACCCAAGAGAG TTTGTAAAGAACCCCCATATAAAGTGGAAGAGTCAGGCTATGCTGGTTTTCTCATGCCTATAGAGGTCTATTTCAAAAACAAG GAGGAGCCTAAAAAGGTGTGCTTTAATTATGACCTTTTCTTGAACCTGGAGGGCAACCCTCCTGTCAACCACCTGCGCTGTGAGAAGCTCACCTTTAACAACCCCACACACGAGTTTCGACGCAAGCTGGTCAAGGCCGGTGGG GCTGTAGTTATTCCTGAGGGAGCGGAGTTGATGCCAAGGCCGAGTCCAGATTACCCAATGCTGCCTACTATTCCACTCTCAGCCTTCTCAGACCCCAAGAAGATCAAGTCCTCTCATACGGTAAAG GAGTCGAGTAAAGATGGAGGAAGTGGGAGCAGCAAAGGCCTCAAAGCCCATAAGGCAACCAAAGAGCACAGAGAGCGCACACGAAAGGATTCAGAGAGCAAGGCCACGTCCAGAGAGAGCGACCGCGAGAGTAGCAAGTCTTCACGAGAACAATCGTCATCCTCTTTTTCAAAGAAAGCCCCAGACGGCAGAGGAAAAGATGACGTGAAAACAGTGCCTAAAGCAGCCTTCAAAGAGCCCAAACTCACAGTCAGAGAGTCCAAGATGGATGGCATGTCTCCAAAAGGTGGAGGAGCAGTGACGGGCGGAGGGGGACCTCTGGACGCTCGTGTCCCAAGCAAGCGGCCCTCGACTGCCACAGAGTCTCCAAAGCTGAGTACCAAGAAACAGAAGAGGATAGGCTCCGAGGGCATGAAGGGGCCTGTGAGCGGAGCCTACAGCGGCAGCTCTCCCCGCATTACCTCAACAACACCCTCCTCGTACCCTGAGAAGAAAACCCCTAAAGATAAAGACCACTGGGCAAAGATGAAACCAGAAGTGCAGGAAGTGAAAAGGCGGCCAGACTCTGACGAATCCAACTCTGAAGATGAAGCCTCGTCCAAATCAGAG CAGTCGGCTCCATCCAGTCCATCTAgttccagctccagctccagctctgATTCTGACTTTGAGCCGTCGCAGAAGCTAGGCCAAG GGACGCTTCGTTCTATGGTGGAGGATATGCGCTCTGAAGGCTCTGATGATGACAGCAGCTCTGAGGTTGAGACGCCCATGAAGGCAACTCCACCCAACCAGGACTCTCG tTTAAGCATGGACAGTGAAAGTGATGGCAATGAGGAGTCCCGTCCCCCCAGCCAGGAAGCCCCCTCACCTCTACCCAAACTCAGCTCAGCAAACCTAAAG ATGTTAGGAAAAAAGAGCCCAGATTCTTGCACCCGTGAGAAGGTGCTCAAGAGGGGATACGACAAGGTAGGAAGG GCTTATACAGAGGAGCTTGTGGACCTTCATCGCAGGCTGATGGCTTTGAGAGAGAGGAACATTTTACAGCag attgtgaACCTCATAGAGAAGACTGGCCATTTCAACATCACCAATACAACCTTTGACTTTGACCTGTTCTCCTTGGATGAGTCAACTGTACGTAAACTCCAGAGCTACCTGGAAGCCACCTCCACATGA
- the LOC132155043 gene encoding protein ENL-like isoform X3, protein MENMCTVQVKLELGHRAQLRKKITTEGFTHDWMVFVRGPEACDIQHFVERVVFHLHDSFPKPKRVCKEPPYKVEESGYAGFLMPIEVYFKNKEEPKKVCFNYDLFLNLEGNPPVNHLRCEKLTFNNPTHEFRRKLVKAGGAVVIPEGAELMPRPSPDYPMLPTIPLSAFSDPKKIKSSHTVKESSKDGGSGSSKGLKAHKATKEHRERTRKDSESKATSRESDRESSKSSREQSSSSFSKKAPDGRGKDDVKTVPKAAFKEPKLTVRESKMDGMSPKGGGAVTGGGGPLDARVPSKRPSTATESPKLSTKKQKRIGSEGMKGPVSGAYSGSSPRITSTTPSSYPEKKTPKDKDHWAKMKPEVQEVKRRPDSDESNSEDEASSKSEQSAPSSPSSSSSSSSSDSDFEPSQKLGQGTLRSMVEDMRSEGSDDDSSSEVETPMKATPPNQDSRLSMDSESDGNEESRPPSQEAPSPLPKLSSANLKMLGKKSPDSCTREKVLKRGYDKAYTEELVDLHRRLMALRERNILQQIVNLIEKTGHFNITNTTFDFDLFSLDESTVRKLQSYLEATST, encoded by the exons ATGGAGAACATG TGCACTGTGCAGGTGAAACTAGAGCTGGGACACAGAGCCCAGTTAAGGAAGAAAATCACTACAGAGGGCTTCACACATGACTGGATGGTGTTTGTTCGGGGCCCAGAGGCGTGTGACATCCAGCACTTTGTGGAGAGAGTTGTCTTCCACCTTCACGACAGCTTCCCAAAACCCAAGAGAG TTTGTAAAGAACCCCCATATAAAGTGGAAGAGTCAGGCTATGCTGGTTTTCTCATGCCTATAGAGGTCTATTTCAAAAACAAG GAGGAGCCTAAAAAGGTGTGCTTTAATTATGACCTTTTCTTGAACCTGGAGGGCAACCCTCCTGTCAACCACCTGCGCTGTGAGAAGCTCACCTTTAACAACCCCACACACGAGTTTCGACGCAAGCTGGTCAAGGCCGGTGGG GCTGTAGTTATTCCTGAGGGAGCGGAGTTGATGCCAAGGCCGAGTCCAGATTACCCAATGCTGCCTACTATTCCACTCTCAGCCTTCTCAGACCCCAAGAAGATCAAGTCCTCTCATACGGTAAAG GAGTCGAGTAAAGATGGAGGAAGTGGGAGCAGCAAAGGCCTCAAAGCCCATAAGGCAACCAAAGAGCACAGAGAGCGCACACGAAAGGATTCAGAGAGCAAGGCCACGTCCAGAGAGAGCGACCGCGAGAGTAGCAAGTCTTCACGAGAACAATCGTCATCCTCTTTTTCAAAGAAAGCCCCAGACGGCAGAGGAAAAGATGACGTGAAAACAGTGCCTAAAGCAGCCTTCAAAGAGCCCAAACTCACAGTCAGAGAGTCCAAGATGGATGGCATGTCTCCAAAAGGTGGAGGAGCAGTGACGGGCGGAGGGGGACCTCTGGACGCTCGTGTCCCAAGCAAGCGGCCCTCGACTGCCACAGAGTCTCCAAAGCTGAGTACCAAGAAACAGAAGAGGATAGGCTCCGAGGGCATGAAGGGGCCTGTGAGCGGAGCCTACAGCGGCAGCTCTCCCCGCATTACCTCAACAACACCCTCCTCGTACCCTGAGAAGAAAACCCCTAAAGATAAAGACCACTGGGCAAAGATGAAACCAGAAGTGCAGGAAGTGAAAAGGCGGCCAGACTCTGACGAATCCAACTCTGAAGATGAAGCCTCGTCCAAATCAGAG CAGTCGGCTCCATCCAGTCCATCTAgttccagctccagctccagctctgATTCTGACTTTGAGCCGTCGCAGAAGCTAGGCCAAG GGACGCTTCGTTCTATGGTGGAGGATATGCGCTCTGAAGGCTCTGATGATGACAGCAGCTCTGAGGTTGAGACGCCCATGAAGGCAACTCCACCCAACCAGGACTCTCG tTTAAGCATGGACAGTGAAAGTGATGGCAATGAGGAGTCCCGTCCCCCCAGCCAGGAAGCCCCCTCACCTCTACCCAAACTCAGCTCAGCAAACCTAAAG ATGTTAGGAAAAAAGAGCCCAGATTCTTGCACCCGTGAGAAGGTGCTCAAGAGGGGATACGACAAG GCTTATACAGAGGAGCTTGTGGACCTTCATCGCAGGCTGATGGCTTTGAGAGAGAGGAACATTTTACAGCag attgtgaACCTCATAGAGAAGACTGGCCATTTCAACATCACCAATACAACCTTTGACTTTGACCTGTTCTCCTTGGATGAGTCAACTGTACGTAAACTCCAGAGCTACCTGGAAGCCACCTCCACATGA
- the LOC132155043 gene encoding protein ENL-like isoform X2 yields MENMCTVQVKLELGHRAQLRKKITTEGFTHDWMVFVRGPEACDIQHFVERVVFHLHDSFPKPKRVCKEPPYKVEESGYAGFLMPIEVYFKNKEEPKKVCFNYDLFLNLEGNPPVNHLRCEKLTFNNPTHEFRRKLVKAGGAVVIPEGAELMPRPSPDYPMLPTIPLSAFSDPKKIKSSHTVKESSKDGGSGSSKGLKAHKATKEHRERTRKDSESKATSRESDRESSKSSREQSSSSFSKKAPDGRGKDDVKTVPKAAFKEPKLTVRESKMDGMSPKGGGAVTGGGGPLDARVPSKRPSTATESPKLSTKKQKRIGSEGMKGPVSGAYSGSSPRITSTTPSSYPEKKTPKDKDHWAKMKPEVQEVKRRPDSDESNSEDEASSKSESAPSSPSSSSSSSSSDSDFEPSQKLGQGTLRSMVEDMRSEGSDDDSSSEVETPMKATPPNQDSRLSMDSESDGNEESRPPSQEAPSPLPKLSSANLKMLGKKSPDSCTREKVLKRGYDKVGRAYTEELVDLHRRLMALRERNILQQIVNLIEKTGHFNITNTTFDFDLFSLDESTVRKLQSYLEATST; encoded by the exons ATGGAGAACATG TGCACTGTGCAGGTGAAACTAGAGCTGGGACACAGAGCCCAGTTAAGGAAGAAAATCACTACAGAGGGCTTCACACATGACTGGATGGTGTTTGTTCGGGGCCCAGAGGCGTGTGACATCCAGCACTTTGTGGAGAGAGTTGTCTTCCACCTTCACGACAGCTTCCCAAAACCCAAGAGAG TTTGTAAAGAACCCCCATATAAAGTGGAAGAGTCAGGCTATGCTGGTTTTCTCATGCCTATAGAGGTCTATTTCAAAAACAAG GAGGAGCCTAAAAAGGTGTGCTTTAATTATGACCTTTTCTTGAACCTGGAGGGCAACCCTCCTGTCAACCACCTGCGCTGTGAGAAGCTCACCTTTAACAACCCCACACACGAGTTTCGACGCAAGCTGGTCAAGGCCGGTGGG GCTGTAGTTATTCCTGAGGGAGCGGAGTTGATGCCAAGGCCGAGTCCAGATTACCCAATGCTGCCTACTATTCCACTCTCAGCCTTCTCAGACCCCAAGAAGATCAAGTCCTCTCATACGGTAAAG GAGTCGAGTAAAGATGGAGGAAGTGGGAGCAGCAAAGGCCTCAAAGCCCATAAGGCAACCAAAGAGCACAGAGAGCGCACACGAAAGGATTCAGAGAGCAAGGCCACGTCCAGAGAGAGCGACCGCGAGAGTAGCAAGTCTTCACGAGAACAATCGTCATCCTCTTTTTCAAAGAAAGCCCCAGACGGCAGAGGAAAAGATGACGTGAAAACAGTGCCTAAAGCAGCCTTCAAAGAGCCCAAACTCACAGTCAGAGAGTCCAAGATGGATGGCATGTCTCCAAAAGGTGGAGGAGCAGTGACGGGCGGAGGGGGACCTCTGGACGCTCGTGTCCCAAGCAAGCGGCCCTCGACTGCCACAGAGTCTCCAAAGCTGAGTACCAAGAAACAGAAGAGGATAGGCTCCGAGGGCATGAAGGGGCCTGTGAGCGGAGCCTACAGCGGCAGCTCTCCCCGCATTACCTCAACAACACCCTCCTCGTACCCTGAGAAGAAAACCCCTAAAGATAAAGACCACTGGGCAAAGATGAAACCAGAAGTGCAGGAAGTGAAAAGGCGGCCAGACTCTGACGAATCCAACTCTGAAGATGAAGCCTCGTCCAAATCAGAG TCGGCTCCATCCAGTCCATCTAgttccagctccagctccagctctgATTCTGACTTTGAGCCGTCGCAGAAGCTAGGCCAAG GGACGCTTCGTTCTATGGTGGAGGATATGCGCTCTGAAGGCTCTGATGATGACAGCAGCTCTGAGGTTGAGACGCCCATGAAGGCAACTCCACCCAACCAGGACTCTCG tTTAAGCATGGACAGTGAAAGTGATGGCAATGAGGAGTCCCGTCCCCCCAGCCAGGAAGCCCCCTCACCTCTACCCAAACTCAGCTCAGCAAACCTAAAG ATGTTAGGAAAAAAGAGCCCAGATTCTTGCACCCGTGAGAAGGTGCTCAAGAGGGGATACGACAAGGTAGGAAGG GCTTATACAGAGGAGCTTGTGGACCTTCATCGCAGGCTGATGGCTTTGAGAGAGAGGAACATTTTACAGCag attgtgaACCTCATAGAGAAGACTGGCCATTTCAACATCACCAATACAACCTTTGACTTTGACCTGTTCTCCTTGGATGAGTCAACTGTACGTAAACTCCAGAGCTACCTGGAAGCCACCTCCACATGA
- the LOC132155043 gene encoding protein ENL-like isoform X4 encodes MENMCTVQVKLELGHRAQLRKKITTEGFTHDWMVFVRGPEACDIQHFVERVVFHLHDSFPKPKRVCKEPPYKVEESGYAGFLMPIEVYFKNKEEPKKVCFNYDLFLNLEGNPPVNHLRCEKLTFNNPTHEFRRKLVKAGGAVVIPEGAELMPRPSPDYPMLPTIPLSAFSDPKKIKSSHTVKESSKDGGSGSSKGLKAHKATKEHRERTRKDSESKATSRESDRESSKSSREQSSSSFSKKAPDGRGKDDVKTVPKAAFKEPKLTVRESKMDGMSPKGGGAVTGGGGPLDARVPSKRPSTATESPKLSTKKQKRIGSEGMKGPVSGAYSGSSPRITSTTPSSYPEKKTPKDKDHWAKMKPEVQEVKRRPDSDESNSEDEASSKSESAPSSPSSSSSSSSSDSDFEPSQKLGQGTLRSMVEDMRSEGSDDDSSSEVETPMKATPPNQDSRLSMDSESDGNEESRPPSQEAPSPLPKLSSANLKMLGKKSPDSCTREKVLKRGYDKAYTEELVDLHRRLMALRERNILQQIVNLIEKTGHFNITNTTFDFDLFSLDESTVRKLQSYLEATST; translated from the exons ATGGAGAACATG TGCACTGTGCAGGTGAAACTAGAGCTGGGACACAGAGCCCAGTTAAGGAAGAAAATCACTACAGAGGGCTTCACACATGACTGGATGGTGTTTGTTCGGGGCCCAGAGGCGTGTGACATCCAGCACTTTGTGGAGAGAGTTGTCTTCCACCTTCACGACAGCTTCCCAAAACCCAAGAGAG TTTGTAAAGAACCCCCATATAAAGTGGAAGAGTCAGGCTATGCTGGTTTTCTCATGCCTATAGAGGTCTATTTCAAAAACAAG GAGGAGCCTAAAAAGGTGTGCTTTAATTATGACCTTTTCTTGAACCTGGAGGGCAACCCTCCTGTCAACCACCTGCGCTGTGAGAAGCTCACCTTTAACAACCCCACACACGAGTTTCGACGCAAGCTGGTCAAGGCCGGTGGG GCTGTAGTTATTCCTGAGGGAGCGGAGTTGATGCCAAGGCCGAGTCCAGATTACCCAATGCTGCCTACTATTCCACTCTCAGCCTTCTCAGACCCCAAGAAGATCAAGTCCTCTCATACGGTAAAG GAGTCGAGTAAAGATGGAGGAAGTGGGAGCAGCAAAGGCCTCAAAGCCCATAAGGCAACCAAAGAGCACAGAGAGCGCACACGAAAGGATTCAGAGAGCAAGGCCACGTCCAGAGAGAGCGACCGCGAGAGTAGCAAGTCTTCACGAGAACAATCGTCATCCTCTTTTTCAAAGAAAGCCCCAGACGGCAGAGGAAAAGATGACGTGAAAACAGTGCCTAAAGCAGCCTTCAAAGAGCCCAAACTCACAGTCAGAGAGTCCAAGATGGATGGCATGTCTCCAAAAGGTGGAGGAGCAGTGACGGGCGGAGGGGGACCTCTGGACGCTCGTGTCCCAAGCAAGCGGCCCTCGACTGCCACAGAGTCTCCAAAGCTGAGTACCAAGAAACAGAAGAGGATAGGCTCCGAGGGCATGAAGGGGCCTGTGAGCGGAGCCTACAGCGGCAGCTCTCCCCGCATTACCTCAACAACACCCTCCTCGTACCCTGAGAAGAAAACCCCTAAAGATAAAGACCACTGGGCAAAGATGAAACCAGAAGTGCAGGAAGTGAAAAGGCGGCCAGACTCTGACGAATCCAACTCTGAAGATGAAGCCTCGTCCAAATCAGAG TCGGCTCCATCCAGTCCATCTAgttccagctccagctccagctctgATTCTGACTTTGAGCCGTCGCAGAAGCTAGGCCAAG GGACGCTTCGTTCTATGGTGGAGGATATGCGCTCTGAAGGCTCTGATGATGACAGCAGCTCTGAGGTTGAGACGCCCATGAAGGCAACTCCACCCAACCAGGACTCTCG tTTAAGCATGGACAGTGAAAGTGATGGCAATGAGGAGTCCCGTCCCCCCAGCCAGGAAGCCCCCTCACCTCTACCCAAACTCAGCTCAGCAAACCTAAAG ATGTTAGGAAAAAAGAGCCCAGATTCTTGCACCCGTGAGAAGGTGCTCAAGAGGGGATACGACAAG GCTTATACAGAGGAGCTTGTGGACCTTCATCGCAGGCTGATGGCTTTGAGAGAGAGGAACATTTTACAGCag attgtgaACCTCATAGAGAAGACTGGCCATTTCAACATCACCAATACAACCTTTGACTTTGACCTGTTCTCCTTGGATGAGTCAACTGTACGTAAACTCCAGAGCTACCTGGAAGCCACCTCCACATGA
- the LOC132155044 gene encoding zinc finger protein 414-like isoform X1 translates to MEGCQMSCSFYGCERTYNSPEALNNHLQDHQKNTDKSLPGKTFLCSHIGCDGSFNNMQQLMEHMRHHYKPNYFFLCESCRAKLRSYRTLLKHLQTCAKVAKNKAAKVETGTAPDADPTNVPPISGDLDSSGPLLGPDVPEDMESMPSLPTNPTPANMTVTQKPPENNANPTPAEPATVPLDTINPASTETLPCQPESPYSSFPPTLSPVNPAFQADLGLQQQQRSPRSGPPSLTASPPLPSPPGSNAVWRKNQGQSFNCRILWEHTRGRYSCLQCGHCTPDRGEMTAHIEGQHKNPRGKVNSDHDTEIGSASLLAKTSLHSENSTYTQL, encoded by the exons ATGGAGG GCTGTCAAATGTCCTGCTCGTTTTATGGGTGCGAGAGGACCTACAACAGTCCAGAAGCACTGAATAATCATCTTCAGGACCATCAAAAGAACACTGACAAGTCTCTCCCAG GGAAAACTTTCCTGTGCTCTCATATAGGATGTGATGGTTCATTCAACAACATGCAGCAGCTAATGGAACACATGAGGCACCACTACAAGCCAAATTATTTTTTCCT GTGTGAGAGCTGCAGGGCCAAACTGCGTTCTTACCGTACTCTTCTCAAACACCTGCAGACCTGTGCTAAAGTTGCTAAGAACAAGGCTGCAAAGGTTGAGACTGGAACGGCACCTGACGCAGATCCCACCAATGTTCCTCCCATTTCCGGTGACCTGGATTCATCTGGACCCCTTTTAGGCCCAGATGTACCTGAGGACATGGAGTCTATGCCCTCTTTGCCCACAAATCCAACACCAGCAAACATGACCGTAACCCAGAAGCCCCCAGAAAACAATGCTAACCCCACACCTGCAGAGCCTGCAACTGTACCCCTTGACACTATAAATCCTGCCTCAACCGAAACTCTTCCTTGCCAACCCGAATCTCCCTACAGCTCCTTTCCACCCACTCTGTCTCCTGTTAACCCAGCCTTCCAGGCAGACCTGggcctacagcagcagcagaggTCTCCTAGGTCTGGTCCTCCCAGTCTAACGGCTTCACCGCCCCTGCCATCACCACCAGGATCAAACGCAGTCTGGAGGAAGAACCAAG GTCAGTCCTTCAACTGCCGCATCCTGTGGGAGCACACAAGAGGTCGGTACAGTTGCCTACAGTGCGGACACTGCACCCCAGACCGGGGGGAGATGACCGCTCACATTGAGGGCCAGCACAAGAACCCAAGGGGCAAAGTGAACAGTGATCATG ATACAGAGATTGGCAGCGCATCTTTACTGGCTAAGACTTCACTGCACTCTGAGAACTCTACTTATACACAGCTCTAA